The DNA segment aaccgaagatgaattattaattaaaaaagtttgttttttcactaagaaagtttttttaaccaagaaagtagaaaaaattgcaaccaaattattgaattttcaagctaaaaagcccgaaaaatatgagatttgaacaaagaagttaatttttaaccaaaaagtggattttttcaacaaaatacttgaatttataaacaaattattgaatttataaactaatcgttgaatttcctaccaaaatagtggaatttacaaacaaactgttgaatttttaagccaaaaatactaattttataccaaattattgaatttttaacccaacaaattaaaaattctactaaaaatgatggattttctaaccaaagtcgaaatatcaacaaaaaagttaaattttttgcaaagtaagaaatttcaaaaaagaaagtagaaaaagctgcaagcaaattattgattttcaagctaaaaagttgaatttggtacaaaacaccagaatttttaaccccaaaaatgtgagatttgaacaaaatgttaattttcaaccaaatagtagaatttaaaaaaaatggttgaatttcaaatcaaattgtgaaattttctaccacgatagtcgaattttcaaaacgaattgttgaatttgtaataaaaagacgaattttaaggcaaattgttgatttttcaagctaaaacgacgaattttgtacaaaacacttgaattttcaacccaaaaatgtgagattagaacataaaagttcattttcatccaaatggtggaattaaaaaaaaatgtcgaatttcccaacaaatcgtagaattttctaccaaaatagtcgaatttgcatcaaaaaattgttgaatttttaaaccaaaaagactcattttaaaccaaatttttgaatttttaacccaaacaattaaaaattccactaaaaattatgaattttttaacccaagACGAAATAACgacaaaaaagtagaaaaaatttcaaccaaattgtagtTTTATtaagtcaaaaatacgaattttgtacgAAACGCTTGAATATTAAACCCTAAAAATATGATTacaaaagaaaatctatttttcaatcaaatagtggaattttcgaacggaaaatatcaattttcatccaagtaAATtagtttctatcaaaatagttgaattttcaaccgaaaaagactaattttcagcccaaaatgaCTCGTCaaccacaaaaataattaaatccagtAATATAAGGCTACTTTAAcagaaagaagaaaaatagttatttaattttacattacgaATTAGCCGAAATTTCAGCAAcgttctcgaaaaaattcccagGTTTTTCTAGATATTCCaggtgagtagacaccctgtattCAAAATATACGTTTCATCAATTTTAAGAGTTCGAAACACTTCCCTAAGAAAACGAAACTCGAGCCTGGACTAAACCAGAACAaagatacaaaatattaatttacctgaaaaaatgcgaatttatATACTAGAAACAAAAATCATCGTCTTTTCGTCCTAATCTCCTGCTCCCATTTATTCCTGTAGAGCATGTAGAGCTGCATTGCAGATCGCGCGTCTTCCACCGAACTGTGCTCGCCCATTTGAATTTTCACGCCCAACAATTCATGGGCGAGTTTTTTCAAACTCGGAGTATTTCCATTGACGATTTTTCGGAATGGCTTGTAGCGCGAGGTATCTCGCTGCGAGTATCTTGGATGCGAGAGGTAGAGGACTTCAAGGTCGTTTTTGAGAGCGTGACCAACCAGAAGACGTCCCTTCAGCATTTCCGCGACTTCCTTTTGCACCGTTTTGAATTCCTCGGCCTCTTTCAAGTGATGAGGATAAATTCCACTAACGGCTGATCTATAATCCTTTACTTCCTCGGTGGGTTTCACGTATTTGTCGTAAAGACAAACCCCATATTTATTGACAATGGAGATTCGAGCTAACATGCTTTCGTTGCCGTCGCCAATTCCCACCATTTCACAGTCCATGgctatttgtttggttaaaattggaTCTGTTTTTTGCGCATTATGAATCTCTTTCAGAGCTTTTAGCTGGACTTCGGCctagaaacaatgaattttcaacaaaatggttaaattttcaactaaagagatgaaccttGAACGAAAAAGGATCAATATTTAACAtggtagttcaaattttatccaagtaatttaaattttcaatgaaaaaatataattttgcatactcctgttaaaaaaaaaacaagaatccaacgaccaaatttggaccacaacaaacaaacaaaaacaaaaaacaacaaaaatcctatatgaaaaaattgaaaaaaaaatattttcggaccTCCcgaaatccccttccttctttttttcgtcttttttacttttattatcatcaaattacaataaaagaacattcaaaataaaaataaaataataaaataaaattgaatgttcttttattgtaatttaatgataataaaaataaaaaagacgaaagaaagaaaaaagaaggaaggcgATGTGAtcggctgccttctcatttttctttccacttttttatttttgtacgaaaaattattatttttttcattttttcaggttacaataggatttttttttggattttgtttgttcgttgtggtccaaatttggttgttggattcttgtttttatttttaacaggattttttgcatcaatttgattattggacgttaaataggatttttaatttggattttaatctaatttaaatttcttaaatttaaatacaattttgtccTTAAAATTTGTGCGaatgttttcaaacaacaaggttacataaaaattaggagtttttatAGATAAGCAGCacactatttcaattctgaaagctttTTCCTTTTATGAAGcctgtttttttatgaatttgtattgaatatttgattaaaatgtgcGAGAAACGATTACAACAACAATAAGatagtcaatttaaaaatgcaaacgataaaaatattcttttttttttaatcgtgtgAATTATTATGCTGAAGAATTTAtatgtttaaactttgaaattcctAACAACAAATTAAGTTAGGAGTCAGTTCTTATCAATCACGATGTCCCGCTACTGTAGGAAATATAATATGTCGTCACTCGCAAAATTGGGACATTTGATTCGCACAAACTgggtcagaggaaaaattcattcgccCAAATAGGTTCATTGGAACagaatgaaatattctttattactcagtaaaaattgttttttttttgtatcgatATGCAGAcataatattgatgaaaaatgttcaaactgtgcggtattaggaacttttatcgatttttaagatttaaaatacgcAAAGTACGCCAAACAAATCCTTACATTCCCCCAAATTGGGACGTTAACCTTAACCGGAATAaagaatttcagattaaaatttcaaaaaaatttaatttattaatttatttctactaaaaagatgaatttttaatcagagattaatttttaattaaaataatgaagcttcataaaaaaaaagattattttgacaaaagagttcaaccgagcagttcaaattttaacagatacggatgaaatttcaagggacaatgtgatatttcaaccaaaaaatatttaattttaaataaatttataaatagaataaaaaatttcagattagaattaaatttttttgaatatttatttacttcaacaataaaaaaaataatttttaaaaacacctaaATTTCCCCGCACCAATTTTTCATTTGCCCTAACCAGTAATATTCAAAGATCATAATCTTaaactagtaaaattttcaaccaaaaattatttataaacaatctaccacaaaggatgaattttcaaggaataatttgatctttccaaccaaaaaatgctttaatttaaaataaatatttaactggaataaaacaattttatattaaaattggaaaatttcatatttattttaacgaaaaaaaaactcattttccaaAGTCCATAAGTTTTCCCTGGTCAATTTTACAATTACCCTAACTATTAATATTCAATGGCCAGTATTTTTAACATGCAATATTTTTATCaccgaattttttataaacggaataaaacaaattcacatccaaatttcaaagttttagaatttatttttaccaaaaaaatataacttttctaccataaaagatgaattttcaatccaaaatgacgaattttcaacaaaacagataaagtttcgacaaaaaagattattttaaaagaattaggcaaaatatttaaattttcaaaaagaataatttaattttttaggaaattgttggattttcaacatacaaagataatttttcaaattcccattaaaagagatgagttttcaacaaaaaattatcaatcatCAACACAGAAATTATTTGTACCTTCAACCAAGTActcaattaagttttaaatttcaatctgtcaaattttaatggtttcgagtttaaatttattaaaattcaaaagttttgatttttaaatcgttcaattCTGAACCCTATGAATCAGAAATGAGACTATTTCAACTTCTTCATAAAGAAgatgtccaaattaaaaaatttaagtttgaagttTTTGAACTCTAAAAAGcttctgttacattttttaaaaatttaatatcatgcAATTTctgtcaactaaaagtaacatataaatcattctttaatcaatgaattttgaaaaaaatacttgaatttcctactgagaaatattatttttttacaaaaagtggaagttaaactttcagttgaaaaaattaattgtaaaaaaaaaactgatcttcaaaaacatagtttaatttttaaccaaagtgatgaattttcaaataaaaatattaatatttcactgaaacacttgaatttttaaacaaaaagatgacatatcatacaagatgataaatttagaaataaaaacattaagtttttaccaaaaatacacttttttagaatgaaaatttaattttaagcctaACATAATGTTTTTCAACCATAACAATGAATCTTCgactaaaatagttggatttacaaaataaaaaagtaatatgtttactaaaaaagataagttgtgAACCCAAACtcaactaattaaatttcaagtttaaaatattaatatttaaccaaacagactAATTGTCCACTACAACAATAGAATTTTCCAATTGGACTGAATgcaattttcagtaacaaaaattacttgtaacaaaaaaaatctaactttcaacaacatcaaaaaactaaatttcataaaaatagtttcattgtcAAACAAAgtggcgaattttcaactgaaatgatgaacctttaactagaataatttaatttttgaccaaaaagtttaattttcagctaacaaagataatttgttacccaaaaattgaataaaaaatttttattaaaaaaatgaacgttCAACCACAGAGAATAATTTATAACtaatattatggaatattcaactggaataatagttacatcttcagtaaaaaaacattttcaattaaacagctcattttcaaacaaacttttaattaaaacaatgaataaaaaatattgtcaaacacATCATTTTATTTCCAAcgtaacaaatgaattttcaactaaaattataaatatttaactggaatacttgaatttttaattgaattttttgaaactagaatgatgaatctttaactagtaTAGTTGAATTGtatgccaaaagatgaattttcagccattaatattaattttatacaaaaaatgacgaattttccacaaagcacatcaattttcacacaaacagtttattttttaatcaagtagttgaatgtgaactaaaaaaagatgaattcgcaacgaaCAATGAGTAtagtgatattaaaaatttttcagaatcagACTAAAGGAACATTCAGGAAGGCccttttaatcgaagaaaaaattcccgatcatttccaggttcacaaacattttttacggtcaatcaaatttaaaagttcgAACTTTAAAGCTGATCATTTTTCcacttgaattcattaaaaatgaactgcaaattaaagcactccatatggaacttttaattttgaaactattaaaattgaagtttaaaacttttttaattcaaacgttttttataaaaatgctcaataacttacacCAGACACCTAAAAAATTGTAAGTGCTAAAACttctcaattgaaatttttttaaattaaatgcatttaaactgaaaatgttagaatttttgACTTGTGTAAAATgtaaagttcaaagattcagattcatttcaaaaatgtcaatccatgttataattttcaatgcactaattgaaaaataaatcattatttaaaaaagattttaaattatattgttttaataaattttaagtcagaaaaattaaaacgtgaacccttaaattgtttaaactcaacaatttttataGCAGTAGTTGAATTATGTTTACTTTAAATAGTTTAgatatccttaaaaagcttcaaaattttatttcaaagtcttgaaaaatctagatgtttcaaattttgtcacATTACAATTAATATTAAAGGTTTTACAcaacttataaatatcttttcaaacaattcgaattttaaataacttttcaaaataaaaaattattttcaattgttctgGAAACcttaagagaattttttgttcttttgaatcctttcacaattcttgaaagcttatacatttttggctaaaaatgtacaaaaatctacattttctagaatatttactttctgtttaaaataccaatttttgtgttgaaaattcaaataaaatctttttggataaaaattgaactctctttttaaaaatttgtctttttgatttaacaattaacctgttttagtagaatttgattttcttggacaaaaatgcaactgttcggttgagaatgcagcaattttgttaaagtcatactttttggtaaaaaaatctgctatatttttgaaaatgtaactatttcgtggaaaatctactttttgtataaatttaatgttttggtgtagaaagaaaaactaaaataatttttggacgaaaattcaccttgaatttttttaaaaattaaactattttgttaaagtcatagtttttggttaaaatttttaatattttgtttaaaatttaactatttcgtagaaaatttactttttgtttaaaatttatattttgttgttcaaaaatgaactataaTATTTTCAGGATGaaagctcaattaaaaaaaacctgtttttttaaaattataaattcatctgttttagtacaaatttagtacaaactatgttgttaaatttttttctttttagttgaaaaaactcgtcttttggactgaaaattaaatttgttcgaagaaacttattttttttaaaaaaattcatatttcgatcttgaaaagtcaactggaatctatTTTGgaaggaaattcaactatattttttttgtaaaataaaaattcatcccttttaagagaaatttaattatttttttgataaaaatgcaactgtttggtggagaatgcaacaatttggttaaacagTCAcccgtttttattaaaaattcgtctatttggatcgaaaattgaatctttttcgtagaaactgaTTTCTTGTTTAACAATCTATCGTTGGatcgtgaaaattcaactggaatcttttttaacagataattaattaatttttttttctcaaaaatttatccttttgatttaaaaattcatctgttttagtagaaatattgttttttttgcttcatgaaaaatttggttgaatcactttaagaattttttttctggaagacttatattttaaattgaaaattcatctctttggttaaaatttgaactattttgttgaaaaataatcatttttaattgataaatcaactccttgggtaaaagttaaataacaatgtcaaaaacttaactgtttagtagaaaagccttttttttttgtttaaaaccaattttttaactgaaaatgtcatttttcaagattgatctttttagtgaacaaaatttgtttgttggctTACAATTTCAtgtttattggataaaaaaacataagtttcgtggaaaattaattttatgctgaagtcatattttagtttaaaaaatcaattttttgtacagaaaattcgtcgcTTACCTTCAAGGTTCCAaaatttagaccattttttttatttcttgagtaaaaactcataatttgtttaaaatttatctgtttggtttcaaaatacatttcttggtataaatttgatctttttcgatttaaatataaacgatgacatttttttgttgggaatatatattttacgttgaaaattcaactattattttttaaatttaactattttgtttgaaattcaagtgctttgttaaaaagtcattttttagtgggaaaaaaataaatgaaaaatttgttaatttctacctgaaacactgttttattccgtttatcaaagattctatgttaaaaatattaaaatgctggtatttgaatattaatgatcataGAAAATGAAGAATTAGGCCTCAGCAAAATATTTCGAGAAACAAAAAAGTACTATAATAAGAGGGGATCTTAGAAAGAGACTATAATCCGCTAcgtaatttaaataagttttctattaaataataaaaaatggaattttgctACTATGAGATGTAAATTCCcgttttttatctaaatttccggtaatttcccGGAAAAGTCAGCTAACTTCCCAGTAACTCTAATCCGCtctcaaattatttgtttctgaactttaattaataaaatgagaCAACTGAACCAACTTATAAAATAGGAATAACAAAAAAGCacctataattatttatttttgtagatttagcgtgttaaaaataaaacaaacgtaCCTGAGAATCCTCGGATAAATTAGTCTGTTTATTAGGACCGGGACGTTTCCTAGGCCTGTGACGTTTCCTCGGGGATGTGACAATCGTCGATTCCAGAGGTTCCTTCTTCATTGCCTTCGATTCCGCCAGCAGCATCTTATACTTCTCCCAATTTGAACCTGGCACACGCAATCCATTAGTTTTCTCCTTCCCATCAACTTTCGGTTGTTTAGGTTTAGGTTCTTGGGCCACATTTGCCTTCGAAGGTTCTTTATTGACTCGAGTTAAGTTCTTTCCAACAATTGTACTACTTTGTGCTTGAATTGCCATCATTTTTGAGAGCATTAAATAAATTAGCTATATGTACTCAAGACTCAATTTAATCATGTAGATAACCTACAGCCAAACATGTGGAGCCAACCTCGAAGAAGAAGATGAAGGTAAAGAAGCATGGACTCGAATATTACGAACATGGAACCCTGGAATGaacaaaaatcatatattttattcgatttcttaatattttcatcgaaaatttccCATTTGGTGTGTTTATGGCTTCTATTTAATCATGTAACGAATTCAACATGGAAACTAACCTCCAAATTTTCTCAAGGTCGTGGAAATTGTGTCATATTCCAGGTTGTGAAAGTGAGTTTTTTAATCCagataatttagaatattattactatttcttgAGTGATTATTATTTAGGCctatttttgaacaatatttattgaaatgttaacaaattttccGTACGGTTAGGGCCGtttcacatttaaaatgatttataataaagGAAAAGGTGATTATAGATGtcgcttttcaatttttcatccaGGGCTGGCACTAACTTATTTGCACCCTAGACatatgtttagtttttaattttatgatataaaattttttaatgttccatTAACAAAGAAaggttaatgaataatttaaaatcgcTGTTTCTTAAGATTTAAGTtcctaaatttaagaaataacgtTTTCAAAGAAAATCGTTTCTCACAACTTGATGtattataaatcataatttttagaatattatttatttttaaataataatttcaaaagtttcgaaattAAACCATGAAGATTGTAATAAGAATAACATACTCTATGATTAGACAGATATTTTATGGTTAGTAAACAATCAAAACATATGCACTTATCAGATTCCTACCTAACCGACAGTTAATTTCATGCGAGACCAGATGTCACACAGGAAAAAAGCTGACAGTatggaaaaataaagaaaaagaactaAGGAACTTTTATGTactgataaattttcagatacaattttttttttaatttacaaaaattttcttttgttgtaaaaatgtattagcaaaaatattttacctagatgcggcaagagTCAGGAGTGGGggcggccgatatatatatatatatatatatatatctaactacatttttgaccatattgaggtgctgccctcttcaatttttcgtcgtttctatggcaaccgcgtccttcgacctacatttttgcatgcctcgaggtgctacTCTCTTCAACTTAAagacgtttctatggcaaccgcgtcctttgcctacgtctacgggaggggtggggtcaaggcgaaagccaaaccgtaAGTGCCGGTGCGTGGACATGGGAAACACggaactaggcatgccattgcggggctgatgcaatgagggggaggcctgccatcttttgatgtcccgcgacaaacatggcagcgcccaaatgtttaaattttctttcacagtTTGTCGGCccaaaacgctcgtgcgcataatcaagtggcacatcgtaagatggcagcCCTCCCCACTCATAGAATTCTCCCCCTTCCCGTGAACTCAACCCCGCTCGAAAAGTTCagatagcatgcctagtcccgtgtttcctatgtccatgggctGGGTCGTCTGCCATGGGGGCGtgtcagtgtctccagaacgtgggattttttggcccccaccactctcccatctgggagcgacacattcaaacgtgtaaagccgaaaatgcacgagcaggaatccgagctcacCCGACCTCATGAATGACGATctagccagtgatcccagatttgaaacgacgttcactccaatactaacacaggtcttgtccgtgtgaaatatagtaggagacgatgtacatgactgggttgcacgcgcaatccatttctcctcttctgaatttgaagactcgaaggtgcacgatagCCGGTCGGAagacttcggcggttctatttatatctttatctgctaactgatttgaaataaaatcgagagattgggattttaatatttccagatttcgatgctggcgattctcatgatttgaatatttcgcgcgcctctttatatgcgtatattttgaggtattttgaggttcaactactttgttaaaatgtatttttttttctttgaaggttcatctcttccgttgaaaatacatctttgaatctgaaaattttacaaatttaactatttggttgaaagttcaactctttcattgaaaattcatatttttcgcttaaaaaattcaactttttgtagataattggtctttttg comes from the Belonocnema kinseyi isolate 2016_QV_RU_SX_M_011 chromosome 6, B_treatae_v1, whole genome shotgun sequence genome and includes:
- the LOC117174942 gene encoding RNA exonuclease 4 isoform X2; the protein is MFVIFESMLLYLHLLLRGWLHMFGCSNWEKYKMLLAESKAMKKEPLESTIVTSPRKRHRPRKRPGPNKQTNLSEDSQAEVQLKALKEIHNAQKTDPILTKQIAMDCEMVGIGDGNESMLARISIVNKYGVCLYDKYVKPTEEVKDYRSAVSGIYPHHLKEAEEFKTVQKEVAEMLKGRLLVGHALKNDLEVLYLSHPRYSQRDTSRYKPFRKIVNGNTPSLKKLAHELLGVKIQMGEHSSVEDARSAMQLYMLYRNKWEQEIRTKRR
- the LOC117174942 gene encoding RNA exonuclease 4 isoform X1, whose product is MLSKMMAIQAQSSTIVGKNLTRVNKEPSKANVAQEPKPKQPKVDGKEKTNGLRVPGSNWEKYKMLLAESKAMKKEPLESTIVTSPRKRHRPRKRPGPNKQTNLSEDSQAEVQLKALKEIHNAQKTDPILTKQIAMDCEMVGIGDGNESMLARISIVNKYGVCLYDKYVKPTEEVKDYRSAVSGIYPHHLKEAEEFKTVQKEVAEMLKGRLLVGHALKNDLEVLYLSHPRYSQRDTSRYKPFRKIVNGNTPSLKKLAHELLGVKIQMGEHSSVEDARSAMQLYMLYRNKWEQEIRTKRR